One Egicoccus halophilus genomic region harbors:
- a CDS encoding YbjN domain-containing protein → MDEDLRTRARRALLDTLAAAELDVDEVGDDRWLTMLSGEWKRTIPLLLDLEERTLKVTSLLAGVPDEGHAEVYRILLHKNQRPLPVHFALDDEGDLILTGRVPLAAIDERAADELLGAVLTLSDETFNQVLRAGFASYLDVEQRWRAKNGMPPNPVGEPRHT, encoded by the coding sequence GTGGACGAGGACCTGCGGACACGGGCGCGCCGGGCGCTGCTCGACACGCTCGCGGCTGCCGAGCTCGACGTGGACGAGGTCGGCGACGACCGCTGGCTGACCATGCTCTCGGGGGAGTGGAAGCGGACCATCCCGCTGCTGCTGGACCTCGAGGAACGCACCCTGAAGGTGACCTCGCTGCTCGCCGGCGTGCCCGACGAGGGGCACGCCGAGGTCTACCGGATCCTGCTGCACAAGAACCAGCGCCCCCTGCCGGTGCACTTCGCCCTCGACGACGAGGGTGACCTGATCCTCACCGGCCGTGTGCCGCTGGCCGCGATCGACGAGCGGGCCGCCGACGAGCTGCTCGGCGCCGTGCTGACGCTCAGCGACGAGACCTTCAACCAGGTGCTGCGAGCCGGGTTCGCGAGCTACCTGGACGTCGAACAGCGCTGGCGCGCCAAGAACGGCATGCCACCGAATCCGGTCGGCGAGCCACGCCACACCTGA
- a CDS encoding glycosyltransferase, with amino-acid sequence MLSVHTSPLDQPGTGDGGGLNVTVREQALRLARRGVEVEVFTRWADPQLPPTVSLADGVRVHHVEAGPRAPVDKHVVANHLCAFVLAAQRHPTAGTYDVLHAHYWLSGWVGRRLAERWSTPLVQTFHTLGVLKNATLAPGDRPEPALRLVAEERVANEADRVLALTCGEARLLHRTYGLSGARMTVVPAGVDLDRFRTAPDRVFPRFDGPDAPAPRLLFVGRLQPLKGPDVAVRTLAEVRRRHPRARLRIVGGASGAGQVSTGPDQLRALADRLGVADGLDLEPAVDQDTLAERYRAADVLLAPSRSETFGLVALEAQACGVPVVAADVPGLEAVVAGGGTLVPGHDPVDHARAVCAYLDDPARRRQTADAGRRTADAASWDRAVDRLLSVYGELAGARAELAV; translated from the coding sequence ATGCTCAGCGTGCACACCTCGCCGCTCGACCAGCCCGGAACGGGCGACGGCGGCGGCCTCAACGTGACCGTCCGCGAGCAGGCGCTGCGGCTGGCCCGCCGAGGGGTCGAGGTGGAGGTCTTCACCCGGTGGGCGGACCCGCAGCTGCCGCCGACGGTGTCGCTGGCCGACGGCGTCCGCGTCCATCACGTCGAGGCCGGTCCACGTGCACCGGTCGACAAGCACGTGGTCGCCAACCACCTGTGTGCCTTCGTGCTGGCCGCCCAGCGACACCCGACGGCCGGCACCTACGACGTGCTGCACGCCCACTACTGGTTGTCGGGGTGGGTCGGCCGGCGCCTCGCCGAGCGCTGGTCGACACCGCTCGTGCAGACCTTCCACACGCTCGGCGTGCTCAAGAACGCCACCCTGGCCCCCGGGGACCGACCCGAACCGGCGCTGCGGCTGGTCGCCGAGGAGCGCGTCGCCAACGAGGCCGACCGGGTGCTGGCGCTGACCTGTGGCGAAGCGCGCCTGCTGCACCGCACCTACGGCCTGTCCGGCGCACGGATGACGGTCGTGCCGGCCGGGGTGGACCTCGACCGCTTCCGGACCGCGCCCGACCGGGTCTTCCCCCGCTTCGACGGACCCGACGCCCCGGCTCCGCGGCTGCTCTTCGTCGGCCGGCTGCAACCGCTCAAGGGGCCCGACGTGGCCGTGCGCACGCTGGCCGAGGTCCGACGGCGCCACCCGCGCGCCCGTCTGCGCATCGTCGGTGGGGCGTCGGGGGCCGGCCAGGTCAGCACCGGTCCCGACCAGTTGCGCGCGCTCGCCGACCGCCTCGGGGTCGCCGACGGGCTCGACCTCGAACCGGCGGTCGACCAGGACACCCTCGCCGAGCGCTACCGCGCCGCCGACGTGCTGCTCGCCCCCTCGCGCAGCGAGACCTTCGGGTTGGTCGCGCTCGAGGCGCAGGCCTGCGGTGTCCCGGTGGTCGCCGCCGACGTGCCAGGACTCGAGGCCGTGGTCGCCGGTGGTGGGACGCTCGTTCCCGGCCACGACCCGGTCGACCATGCCCGCGCCGTGTGCGCCTATCTCGACGACCCCGCCCGACGTCGCCAGACGGCCGACGCCGGCCGCCGGACCGCCGACGCCGCCTCCTGGGACCGCGCGGTGGACCGGCTGCTGAGCGTCTACGGTGAGCTCGCCGGCGCCCGCGCCGAGCTCGCCGTGTGA